The following coding sequences are from one Halomicrobium zhouii window:
- a CDS encoding DUF555 domain-containing protein, whose protein sequence is MDCRVVVEAAVPVYDVETADEAVRIAISKTGEMLNPDLNYVEINMGERACPHCHEELEPAFVAADESLVALELEMTVFNVERDEHAARIARKEIGQRLENIPLEVLEIEDVPDEDDDDDALEAETDDEGETESTASNSISDADQPVDGDEAGQGDDDEDVLPEFEELIDE, encoded by the coding sequence ATGGACTGCAGAGTCGTCGTCGAGGCGGCCGTCCCCGTATACGACGTCGAAACGGCCGACGAGGCGGTCAGGATAGCCATCTCGAAGACGGGCGAGATGCTCAACCCCGACCTCAACTACGTCGAGATCAACATGGGCGAACGGGCCTGCCCGCACTGCCACGAGGAACTGGAACCGGCGTTCGTCGCCGCTGACGAGAGCCTTGTCGCGCTCGAACTGGAGATGACCGTCTTCAACGTCGAACGCGACGAACACGCCGCCCGGATCGCCCGCAAGGAGATCGGTCAACGGCTCGAGAACATCCCACTCGAAGTCCTCGAGATCGAGGACGTTCCGGACGAAGACGATGACGACGATGCACTCGAGGCGGAGACGGACGACGAGGGAGAGACGGAGAGCACAGCGTCGAACTCGATCAGTGACGCCGACCAGCCCGTCGATGGTGACGAAGCCGGTCAAGGGGACGACGACGAGGACGTGCTGCCCGAGTTCGAGGAACTGATCGACGAGTAA